The Clostridium sp. DL-VIII DNA window CCAGCTCCACACGGAAGTACTATAACTCCACTTCCTCCTTTGGCTGTCCCCTTTGAATAAAATATATCTGATGCCTCTTTCTGATAATCTCTTATTAAAAGCTCTTCTCCTGATGAAGTAAGTTCTCTTAAACTCATATCATATGCTTTTCCTTCTATATATCCACCTAAATCTTCTATTGGATATCCTAGCTTTATTAGTGAATGCTTTATCTCACCTCTTGTATTTTCATCTATTTTATATGTAACATCATCTATTCTTTCCTTGAAATACTTTTCCATAGCCTTATAACTAGCTATTTCTTTCATTATGTAGTCATCTTCTGATTTTATGATTAAATCCTTACCAGCTCTTAGGATCTTTATTTTTCCATACTTATTTATATTATCTTCAATATCCTTAATAACATTTTGTGGAATATCGTATTTAGAGTATTTTTCTAATATTTCTATTATATCTTCAAAACTCATGCCACTTGAAGCAGCATTCCATAAAGAAAGTGGAGATATTTTATAAGTATGAATATACTCTGGACTTTTTATAACCTCTGCAAATCTAGAAAGCTTATCTCTAACTTCTGTATATAACTCATTATTAACTTCTACTACCAATGTTTTATCACTTTGAACTATTATTGGATTACTAGGACTGACATTCATCTTTTTCTCCCTTATATTAGTATTTAATTTTTTAATAAGATATTCGATTGCGTCTCTTTCAAGCAGATTTTAATTTTGAAATAGCATGATTTATAATAATTCGTACTTTTTTCACCTCAACTGCTTCCCATTCCATCAAAAATCTTATAAAACCAATGTTCTTACTTTCTCCTACTTTTAATAATAACATCTTAACAACTTGTCTATTTGTCTGTTTTAAACGTTCTATTAAATTCTCTGTACCGATTTCATTAACTCTCAAAATTAATGAATATAATTCTTCCACATAATAAGGCTTATAGGTTTCCCAACCTTTTTCTGAAAAAACTATCATAGGCAGTCTTCCATTATAATAGATCTCTAAATAATAATTTACAATCATCCAATCCACTATTTTTGTTATTTCTTCAATAGTTAACTTATTATAGTATCCATAACTAGGACACTTATCAAGTCCATTTTCTAATACTTTTTTATCCTTAGATCCTTTAAGTATTTTTGCCAGCATTGTTCTCCCAGCAGATGCAATAATTTCATCTGCTGCTCTAAGTATATTATTTATATCTTCTTCTGATGGATTCTTTTGTCCTGTTAAGTCACTTAAATTATATCTAACTCTAGGCTTTCTACTCATTCTAACTACCTCATTATTTACACATTATTACACTTAAAATATAAATTCTTCTTGTTCCTCTTCTTCAAACTCAAAAAACATATATTCATAATCATCATATATATCGCTAATCAATCTATTTT harbors:
- a CDS encoding RQC-minor-1 family DNA-binding protein gives rise to the protein MSRKPRVRYNLSDLTGQKNPSEEDINNILRAADEIIASAGRTMLAKILKGSKDKKVLENGLDKCPSYGYYNKLTIEEITKIVDWMIVNYYLEIYYNGRLPMIVFSEKGWETYKPYYVEELYSLILRVNEIGTENLIERLKQTNRQVVKMLLLKVGESKNIGFIRFLMEWEAVEVKKVRIIINHAISKLKSA